A window of Numenius arquata chromosome 10, bNumArq3.hap1.1, whole genome shotgun sequence genomic DNA:
GAAATTCTACTTTTCCTCTGGAAGAAGAAATTGGCGTGTTCTTCTAACAAGACATGTGGAACATCCGTTCTAGACAAAATACAGATGATAATTCTGATCCTATTGAGATAAGCAAACCCGACTATGCCTacaataatttccttttcattatCTCAAGCAATGGACTTacgactttttttttatttttttatcatatacttttcagaaaaatctgtaaCCTGTTCCTACGCTGCAGCTTGAAGTTGTTTGTTAGGGGATACTCAAGCATCAGTATAAGTTACAGTTGTCAAGAGTAGGGCTCCAGAGGTGCAAAATGTGGGTCCAGACTTAGTTTGCTCCTTTATCATCTGCATTATTGATGTCGCCTCAGCTACCCAACTGTATTGCCATCCTCTGTATCCCTCACAGGGTACAGATGGCATTGACTGCGTTATTGGATATATAATATTTCTCCATGTTGAATGTGAGGCATTTgctatacatatgtatgtgctATTTGCACATGTTCCAAATACAACTTCATGTTTCTCCAGTGGTACTTAGCACTTCAGGAAGCGTGTTTCACAAACATCTGGTCACCCCCTCTCAGCTCACCTCTACGTGTGCTCACAAGGATTCATTATTTCTCTGACAGGAGCTGAGGGAGAGTCTATAAACTAATTtctcaagttctttttttttttctttaggttcttTCCAGTTTTCAGGGAACTCTGTAGCTTTAGAAAACAGCACCAATGGACTGAAATTAGTTACACAGTGAAGTCCTAAGTGGTTCATGACCAAATGTGAAATATTAAGTTATTGCCTAGCTTCACCTAGGTTTCTAAGATTGGGGGGAATTAGTTGTCATGGCAGCAATCTGCTACCGAAGCCATGAAACTGCCCCATAAATTGACTCTTGCAGCTCAGGCTGATTCCCTGAACGCCATTCATCCTTTGTGCTAAATGAAGCAAAGGTCTTGGTGAACAGTAGAAATTAGCAGCCATTTACTTAAGACTATATCATAATGCATATGTGCAAGAAAACTCAAATGAAGGTTACCCAGGGAACTGTAATTCTGGCCTCTAGATCCTTGCTTTAACATCATTTCATAGCTTAAAATGAGGTTCTGTGCAGATTTCTGTCTCACAAATGTGTTATCAGAAAGACCACATAGATCTGTTTTTCTAATCTTCACTTACTGCAATACAACATTCTCCTACGTGGACTACCTACTAAGGctagtattttctttccttggccagttgcctttttttttttcccccctaccaACCTCTTGTGTATACCCTCCACACATCTTACCTCTATTCCTAACTTGAAGCTGTCTACAGTGATCGGAGGTAGATACAATCAGTAAAATAGTAACAGCTTTACTGTATACAGCTTTACAGTACAGTTCAACTCCGAGCAGACCTGGGAAATGTAACAATTCTTGCTTGACAGGTTGGTAAAAGCCTGAGCAATCTGATGCAATAGGATAAATATGACCATGCTCCATCAAGTCTTTTCAGTTCCtaaaaagcctgcttctggcttTTCAGTAGCCGCAGACTCACAGATTCTTACTCTGTTCTACAAATAATCTTTACTTTCAAAGGGTTTGTTTCACTCTAGAATGCAGAATTAATTTAGATGAGTTAAAATTCCCTTTCTCTGAGCTGTCATTACAAGTTACCTTCCCACCTGAAACCCTGGGACTCTGGTGTTTGAGACACCTTTATCCCAGGGATGCGTATGCTTCATGGTCTTATCTATAGAACAGATGGTGCTAGGAGCATTCTAgtactaaaaaaaatattaaaaatttcaacTATACATAGCTCGGGGGGGAGAGGCAGTAgataaacttctttttaaaaaatatgcaaaatagtGAATGAACATTAACACAGTGTTCTAAAGGACGTACTATGATTATTCTCTTCCTTGGTCTGAAAAATAGGCTGGCAGCCTTGTGAAATTGCTATGCTTCAAAGACTTGAATAGAATATAAACTTTCATGTTTTTTCATAGTATGAGTATGTGTGTAAGACTAGTGTTGATTAAAAAAGTTTACTGAGAGGAATCCTGTCCTGAACTGACAGAAATAAATAGCCTCTCATCACAGAATATGGTTTCTATTTGCTTCTCTGCCACCTCTGAAACCATCGTGTGGGCATCAGTACAGGCTGCTCCACTTCAccgcatcaggaaaaaaaccagatggTGTAGATGGAAACTTGAACATTTGTACTTTCTATGGGGGCCTGGAATTAATGAACATCCTAATCTGCTGTGGTTTAGTCCAAATGACAGCTCTATCCAACATGAACTGGAAGCCAGCAAGCACCAATTTAGTGAGATACAGCACTACTGAtttccatctttaaaatgaaactgtGCTTAAAAGGAAGACCATTCTGCCAGGTGGCAGTTAACCGTGCTGCCTTTCTGGTGGTGTCAAAATTTCTGTGGCTCATCATCCACAGCACATTGAAAAAGAAACCCAAGGGTTTCTGGGAAGGCTggctggtgggtttgggtttggtttttttgggtttttgtttttgtttttctccctgctACCAGAGAATTTCCAGGTATGTCAAGAAGGGCTGCCAGAAAGTTTGGCACTTGGGTTAACTAAAGATGCAGACTTACCCACCGTAGTCCCCTGATGCATTCTTACTACCAGTCCGAGCTTGGGAGAACAGGAATCAGTTCTTGGTTCTGCCACCACTTTCctgtataaaaacaaaataaaaaacccctgcTAGACTATGAAGGCATGGTGGTTTGATTCTGGGATTCCATTTAAGTACACCAAGAGGGGTTTCTATTGTTTAAATACACATGGTATAAATAGTTGTAAGTGTAAAATTGCTCATATTCCTTGAGAGGAGGGTAGAGATGTAACCTGAGCACAAATTGTTCAACAAGCTAAAAAGAAGCCATATCAAATGGAGTTCAAATTTTAAGAGTCGGCTCATATTCAACAGTAGTTGCTACTAACTCCAAGCAGATCAAAATACAAGTCTTAGAAAGCAACTAGTGCTTTAAACAAAGTTCCTACATGATGTATACTGGAAAGGAGGATTGCTCCTAAGAATAATGGCCCCCAAAATATTTGTCACACTGCCTGACTTCCACCCCCTTTGTGAAATGTCTCTTGTGGGCTATTTATGGACGATGAACTTCATATGCTGTTGCCCACAGGGTTAGCACCCAGAGATCTTTCAGGCATCTTTGCAGTCGGCTTTAGATTAGACCATCTTAAATACTAACTGTAAACCAGGTTTTCAGCTAGTGTACTGAGTAAGGTACCACTCGGAGCTTGGCTGTGGGCAAATTTGATAGCTTCTCTGAGCTTCCCTTTGTTGTAAATGCAATAGAAGCAAGGATTGCTTTTCTTGCCTGCCTGGAATGAAAGACAGTCTGAAACTGAAAATCTCTGGGAAGAGGTTTATCCCTCATGTGTAAAAAAGCTGCCCAGTGTGTTGGACACTCCCAATGTTATTgtaatatttgtatatatatttgtaatatttaataCAATATTGTAATATTGTATTAAATACTGTtaggattttttcctcctcttattcACCATAGTTTAAAGCTGAAGTGACAAGCTCACCATACTAACTGATTTGAAGCGGGTAAGCGAAAAGCAATATTTGTTAATCCAGTTATGTAGGAATAAGGGTTTGGCTACCATTTTTGGTCTCAGATATTTatccatatttttcttcctctcttgcaGAGTTCTTGGCCCAGAAGCCCTTGTACTGCTTCAATCTGACATCCATGCAGGATTCAGAGATGATCCTTGCTGCCACTTTTCACTTCTATGCTGATAAACGCCCTCGGCACCGGGAAGTGTTTTGTAAGCGGTCCAAGAACTCCTCCTGCCGCCTCCTTCACCTGCCTCCGATCCTGCGGCTCAACCTCATTTTCCAAAGCATTCACCAGAATTCTGCCTATGGGCTAGTGAAAGGGAACATCACTGTGTCTCTTCAAAGGCGAGGGGCTTGGCACGCAAAGGACATTTCACACATCATAAAAGAATCCAAACGGGCTGGAGAGCTCATTCTCTGTGCTGAGCTTGATTCTGGGGAGAAACATCAGGGCTTCCCTGAACAGATCGCCAGTCATTTACCTTATATATTAGTTTATGCCAATGATCTTGCAATCTCTGAACCTAACAGCGTGGCAGTCACCCTGCAGCGTTATGACCCATTCCCTTCCAATGATGGCGACCCAAATCTATCCCCTAATGCTTCTACAGATACCCGAGTGCGGAGGGATACGTACATCTCTAGCTCTATTCAGAACAATGAGTTGCCAGAAGTAGATTATAACAACAATAAATACAACAAACATGACATATGGGAGAATGCCTACAAGTCCTTGAAACCAAAAGCCTCACGGAAAGACCGAAGgagaaaagggcaagaaaatacagaaacactTACAAAGTCTCAGGTGCTAAATTTTGAtgagaaaacaatgaagaaagcAAGGCGAAAACAATGGAATGAGCCAAGGATTTGTTCAAGAAGATACATGAAAGTTGACTTTGCTGATATTGGCTGGAATGAATGGATCATATCTCCCAAATCATTTGATGCCTACTACTGTGCAGGGGCATGTGAATTCCCAATGCCCAAGGTGGTATGCCTTTTCGTTGTTAGCTCGCAAGCAGTAAATCTACTGTTCAGCCTATCCAACTACTTTGTTGGTTAGATTTTCCTTTagatttttacctttttcactGTGTTCTGTTGCCTTATTCAGCCTAATTAATTTTAGCAATATTGTTTCTATCAACTGTGATCGTTTCCCTCAGACTGCAAAAAGATTCCAAGTTACCTTTAAATGTAActgaagaataagaaaaaggTCTCCTGTTTATCTTACAATATCTCATCTTACATCTTGAAACCACACCACAAAGACTTACGTAGCTTATTAAAATATGGTTACACACACTAAATCATCAAACTACTCTGTTGTCATAGCAGAAGTATAAAGTATTATATGCTAATAATAAACCAAGGTACTGTATCAGAGTATTTCTGAAGTCCACCTTAGGAGAAACATGCAGAGTAGTGACACTGaactatttttaactttaaaaaactgCTTGTCACTTTGAAAATAAGAGTGCTGGTTAAGCTGATATTTGTGTCTCAAAATTCTCTGGTGCTTCTTTAATTTACCAAATTCTTAAAATTAAGATAATCCTCCTGAAACAAaaaagttgattttctttctgtgactGGAAATGCCAAATTGGTGTCTGTAACACTCTAAAGGCAGCGTACTGAATTCCTCCTAGAGAAGCAGTGTGAAATTTGCTAATGGAGAGGCAAACGTGAACTCCCACTCCAACAGAATTTCGATTTGGCCCACTCCCACTAACTTGCTCTGTGGTGAAAAGTAGAAGTTTTGGCAATCCTATTTAGCACAAGGATTACTGGCATTTTATAGGACTGTCAAGTAATGGGGAGGGGAGGATTTGAAGCACTGCATAACCTGCATGTTTAGACACTGTCATTATTTTGCAGTTCTACCTACAAATGGCCTGATTATTTATTCTACTGCCATTTTTGCATGTGGTCACTCAGCAGAGTTTTACAGCAGAGACTTTCAAAGCTTTGAGACAGGAATCTGCTCTGCTTTACATACAGGGAGACTGATGTATGTTTGCATTGAAATAAGCAGTATGATTTCAGGAAGAGCAAATATTCAGGCTATTTTAAGTCCAGAAACAGTGGAAATCCAGACATCAGGGTACGGTGTACAAACCTGACCACATGTTCTTGTGTTTCTGGACGATGCTAAACCATGTATATTTAAATCGATACATGGTCTGGTAAAAATTAAAGCTTGCACAGGCTCACATAACAGCTTCACTTTTTTGTTGTAGTACAAAGAAATCATGCAACACCATCACCGTTTAACttatccaaaacaaaacacagcctcGGATATGGGTCTCTGCCATAGGCCCACAGTGTAATTACACCATTCACACAAACCgaaacagggaaaaggaaaaacaagagaaaagataCATGTAACATATCTGGCTTCTTGTGAGCAAAACAGCATGACACAACAGCTGACAGAACCAAAAGAGAGGGGATCCTTTTCTAGCTGGAATATTGCCAACTTACTTCATGTCTTACCTAGAAATATTACTTCCTATATAATAAAGATTCCCTTGTAAATCAAAACCACTTATTTCAGTTCTCATTTTGATACTTGTTTTCTAGAGAAATTAATGTGGCTGCACTACCATCTTGGtgccaaaaaccccaaaaataaaaaagaaaacccgaGAGAAAGTTAAAACTAAATCATAGATACATAGATTTAAGgatttttggttgggtttgaTTTGGAAGATGTCTactttttgctctctttttatttttaagaggggaaaaaaacagaggcaAATTCACAGCTGTaacttttttaaatgactgtttccAAATGAACAGAGATAACTAGGAGGTGAGCATGAAAGAAGCTTCAGGTCAGAGAATTGCTAAATATTATGGAGggagaaatagctttttttcttgccTATATACCCTAAATCAGGAAAGCATGCATGTGATTTTGGCACTCCTAAATCAAAACCCAGATTAAGGCTATTCATGAAGTCTACACAGTCTTGGTCTACATCAGCTGTGATGGACAACAGATAACTTAACTCCGAGGTACTCTTTCAGAACTGTGGAGATAGAATTATACTTAAATACCTGGCATGTATTGCCAAGTATCATCACATTGtatgattgggtttttttaaagtattgataCATTACTCTGCACATCTACTTTAATAACTTCAATTCTTAATCTAGTTACAAATCAGCTCTGGTACAAATATTGCCATAGCAAGTTCACCTACCTTACTGCTGAAATTCTTATTCCCTGAACCGTGAGGAGGAAGACTGGCTTCTATGGTTAATAATGGCTGGCTGCACTGCTGCGTTTGCCAAATAAATGCTAATCCTACGTGTGGTAGAAGTAGGTGGGAACATACTCTTTCCCTCACCTACAGTAATTAGAATTCTCTTGATTTCATCCTTGTAAGCAAATCAGTTCATGAGAGCTGAATTCAaacctgaaaacaaaactttcctGAAGCTAAGAAGTATTGCTTATTATTGCTTTGAGGGGCAAACTCATGATAAAACAGACTTGAAAAGGGGTGTACGCCAGGCAGAAGGGGCAGGTCTAAAGTATTTTGAACGTGCTGTTAATTGCTTTTCAGCTACATCACCATCCTTCTATTTTCTGAGGCCCAAAATGTTCCTAAAATAGGATTGTCCTAGAGATTAAGCAAGAGCAGAACCTGGCTTGCTGTATATAACTTAGTAGCCAGCATTTAAAACATTACCGCTTCCTCAGTGCCATCACTACTGGGCATTCAACTCCTTATTCCAAGCTTTCCACTTCAGCACATCGGTACAAAGGTTAATGTGAAGCCTTGC
This region includes:
- the GDF10 gene encoding growth/differentiation factor 10; its protein translation is MAGRLTCCLLLWALGHGGCRSPAGEGAGSQPACPVQPPAAGDSPSPGRDPRGGSPPPPALGSIAQDMVAVHMLKLYEKYNREGSRPGDGNTVRSFKARPEFLAQKPLYCFNLTSMQDSEMILAATFHFYADKRPRHREVFCKRSKNSSCRLLHLPPILRLNLIFQSIHQNSAYGLVKGNITVSLQRRGAWHAKDISHIIKESKRAGELILCAELDSGEKHQGFPEQIASHLPYILVYANDLAISEPNSVAVTLQRYDPFPSNDGDPNLSPNASTDTRVRRDTYISSSIQNNELPEVDYNNNKYNKHDIWENAYKSLKPKASRKDRRRKGQENTETLTKSQVLNFDEKTMKKARRKQWNEPRICSRRYMKVDFADIGWNEWIISPKSFDAYYCAGACEFPMPKVVRPSNHATIQSIVKAVGIIPGIPEPCCVPDKMSSLSVLFLDENKNVVLKVYPNMSVETCACR